The Apium graveolens cultivar Ventura chromosome 6, ASM990537v1, whole genome shotgun sequence genome contains a region encoding:
- the LOC141666949 gene encoding putative serine/threonine-protein kinase PBL28 isoform X2 yields the protein MPFGLVSAWNKRRRSKSEDHINPWIYKPVEYWQLEDPKPPAKRHQGSLVFTLKEMEKATCSFSDDNFLGKGGFGRVYKGILQSGEVVAIKKMELPPSKAAEGEREFRVEVDILSRLDHPNLVSLVGYCADGKHRFLVYEYMRKGNLQDLLNGIGEVKMDWPLRLKVALGAARGLEYLHSSSGVRTPIVHRDFKSTNILLDTNYEAKISDFGLAKLMPDGHETFVTARVLGTFGYFDPEYTSTGKLTLQSDVYAFGVVLLELLTGRRAVDLSQGPSDQNIVLQVRHIFNDKKRLYKTIITTSS from the exons ATGCCTTTCGGGTTGGTGTCAGCGTGGAACAAGCGCCGCAGAAGCAAATCTGAGGATCACATTAACCCCT GGATATATAAGCCTGTGGAGTATTGGCAACTTGAAGATCCAAAACCACCTGCAAAACGGCACCAAGGTTCATTAGTATTCACCcttaaagaaatggagaaagcaaCATGTTCTTTTAGTGATGATAATTTTCTTGGTAAAGGAGGATTTGGCCGAGTTTATAAGGGGATTCTACAGTCTGGAGAG GTTGTAGCAATCAAGAAAATGGAGTTGCCGCCGTCCAAAGCAGCAGAAGGGGAGCGAGAATTTCGTGTAGAAGTTGATATCCTGAGTAGACTGGATCATCCAAATTTAGTTTCCCTAGTAGGTTATTGTGCAGACGGGAAACATAGATTTCTAGTCTATGAATACATGCGTAAAGGGAATCTGCAAGATCTCTTGAATG GAATTGGGGAAGTAAAGATGGATTGGCCTTTACGTCTTAAAGTGGCTCTAGGAGCAGCAAGAGGACTCGAATATCTTCATTCAAGTTCTGGTGTCAGAACTCCAATAGTTCATAGAGACTTCAAATCCACCAATATTCTTTTAGATACCAACTACGAAGCTAAG ATATCAGATTTTGGGCTTGCAAAGTTGATGCCAGATGGCCATGAAACCTTCGTAACTGCTAGAGTGCTTGGTACATTTGGTTACTTTGATCCTGAATACACATCG ACAGGAAAGCTCACTCTACAAAGTGACGTTTACGCATTTGGAGTTGTTTTGCTTGAGCTTTTGACAGGACGGAGAGCCGTGGACCTGAGCCAAGGACCCAGTGACCAAAATATTGTACTACAG GTTAGGCATATTTTCAATGACAAGAAAAGATTGTATAAAACAATTATAACAACTTCAAGTTAA
- the LOC141666950 gene encoding GCN5-related N-acetyltransferase 5, chloroplastic-like codes for MATLCVYNISSYSNYHSQLHFYDTPHFIKSHKPNHFKTFSTSQSSSSPTLLDPLKPNRILTSTELQKLHFLENFKYFQELKSGSMLVRVMRDDEIDMTVRLLSESFAESMLMMPKGLMYVNLLGVLVKNYLCDRRFLMPHTATLVGYYKDDDDDSEVELAGSVEISFNEMGANDAPPTPSPPKDLPYICNMAVQKSLRRRGIGWHLLKASEELISQMSPSCEIYLHCRMIDAAPLTMYTKAGYNIVKTDNILVLLTLQRRKHLMCKQLPISESSSDSI; via the exons ATGGCAACTCTTTGTGTCTACAACATATCCTCGTACTCAAACTACCACTCTCAACTCCACTTCTATGACACACCTCACTTCATCAAATCTCACAAACCCAACCATTTTAAGACATTTTCAACTTCACAATCATCTTCTTCACCAACCCTTTTAGACCCACTTAAACCAAACCGCATTCTCACCTCCACTGAGCTCCAAAAGCTCCACTTTCTTGAAAACTTCAAGTATTTTCAAGAACTTAAGTCCGGGTCAATGCTGGTTCGGGTCATGAGAGATGATGAGATTGACATGACTGTAAGGCTTTTATCAGAATCTTTTGCAGAGTCAATGCTTATGATGCCTAAAGGGTTGATGTATGTGAATCTTTTAGGGGTTTTAGTTAAGAATTATTTGTGTGATAGGAGATTCTTGATGCCTCATACAGCAACTCTTGTTGGGTATTAtaaagatgatgatgatgatagtgaagttGAGTTAGCAGGGAGTGTTGAAATTAGTTTTAATGAAATGGGTGCTAATGATGCTCCTCCTACTCCTAGTCCTCCTAAGGATTTGCCTTATATCTGTAACATGGCTGTGCAAAAGTCTCTTAGAAG GAGGGGCATTGGGTGGCATCTGCTGAAGGCAAGTGAAGAACTAATTTCTCAGATGAGTCCCTCATGTGAAATTTACTTGCACTGCAGAATGATTGATGCTGCTCCACTGACCATGTATACAAAAGCAGGATATAACATTGTAAAGACCGACAATATATTGGTTCTGTTAACATTGCAGAGACGTAAGCATTTAATGTGCAAGCAACTTCCAATTTCCGAAAGTTCTTCAGATAGCATATGA
- the LOC141666949 gene encoding putative serine/threonine-protein kinase PBL28 isoform X1 — MPFGLVSAWNKRRRSKSEDHINPWIYKPVEYWQLEDPKPPAKRHQGSLVFTLKEMEKATCSFSDDNFLGKGGFGRVYKGILQSGEVVAIKKMELPPSKAAEGEREFRVEVDILSRLDHPNLVSLVGYCADGKHRFLVYEYMRKGNLQDLLNGIGEVKMDWPLRLKVALGAARGLEYLHSSSGVRTPIVHRDFKSTNILLDTNYEAKISDFGLAKLMPDGHETFVTARVLGTFGYFDPEYTSTGKLTLQSDVYAFGVVLLELLTGRRAVDLSQGPSDQNIVLQVRHIFNDKKRLRKVIDPEMSRSSYTMESIAMFAKLASRCVRINSSERPLIEDCVKELQLIFHTNSRGLSMAMHTFRML, encoded by the exons ATGCCTTTCGGGTTGGTGTCAGCGTGGAACAAGCGCCGCAGAAGCAAATCTGAGGATCACATTAACCCCT GGATATATAAGCCTGTGGAGTATTGGCAACTTGAAGATCCAAAACCACCTGCAAAACGGCACCAAGGTTCATTAGTATTCACCcttaaagaaatggagaaagcaaCATGTTCTTTTAGTGATGATAATTTTCTTGGTAAAGGAGGATTTGGCCGAGTTTATAAGGGGATTCTACAGTCTGGAGAG GTTGTAGCAATCAAGAAAATGGAGTTGCCGCCGTCCAAAGCAGCAGAAGGGGAGCGAGAATTTCGTGTAGAAGTTGATATCCTGAGTAGACTGGATCATCCAAATTTAGTTTCCCTAGTAGGTTATTGTGCAGACGGGAAACATAGATTTCTAGTCTATGAATACATGCGTAAAGGGAATCTGCAAGATCTCTTGAATG GAATTGGGGAAGTAAAGATGGATTGGCCTTTACGTCTTAAAGTGGCTCTAGGAGCAGCAAGAGGACTCGAATATCTTCATTCAAGTTCTGGTGTCAGAACTCCAATAGTTCATAGAGACTTCAAATCCACCAATATTCTTTTAGATACCAACTACGAAGCTAAG ATATCAGATTTTGGGCTTGCAAAGTTGATGCCAGATGGCCATGAAACCTTCGTAACTGCTAGAGTGCTTGGTACATTTGGTTACTTTGATCCTGAATACACATCG ACAGGAAAGCTCACTCTACAAAGTGACGTTTACGCATTTGGAGTTGTTTTGCTTGAGCTTTTGACAGGACGGAGAGCCGTGGACCTGAGCCAAGGACCCAGTGACCAAAATATTGTACTACAG GTTAGGCATATCTTTAATGACAAGAAAAGATTGCGGAAGGTGATAGATCCAGAGATGAGTCGCAGTTCATACACAATGGAGTCCATAGCGATGTTTGCAAAACTAGCATCACGTTGCGTACGGATCAACAGTAGTGAAAGACCATTGATAGAAGATTGTGTTAAAGAACTCCAGTTGATATTCCATACAAATTCAAGAGGTTTGAGTATGGCCATGCATACATTTAGGATGCTCTGA